Proteins encoded together in one Corynebacterium liangguodongii window:
- the rpmF gene encoding 50S ribosomal protein L32 gives MPVQKFRKSRANTRMRRSQWKADNPDLQTVKIDGREVRIPRRLVKAAKAGLIDVEQF, from the coding sequence ATGCCAGTACAGAAGTTCCGTAAGTCCCGCGCTAACACCCGCATGCGCCGCTCCCAGTGGAAGGCGGACAACCCTGACCTGCAGACCGTCAAGATCGACGGCCGCGAGGTGCGCATCCCGCGCCGCCTGGTCAAGGCCGCGAAGGCCGGCCTCATCGACGTCGAGCAGTTCTAG
- a CDS encoding sensor histidine kinase, producing MAASPTHSSASYFLRFLDYFCVLFAVLTTTPQYPLVEAWVLVASIAAFTAAWFVWRAWPCRASSVCTAALSLVVLAVSNSPVVVLALWLGFVALARTLGDRSARAFAPLPVAVTVVAQLVLHSPPWHVLTEFAAMVVVAASGVALGRTVTASFDAEARLRRSLRDSRELALSKERERIAAGLHNGLGHLLTSIGLSIDFASRVVEAEPARAKEELRVARERTTEALDAMRKTVRAVSPPLVDAPFGATVEGLAARFDRTGLTVKVTGARDAGWDAGWDEERTTLALVFVQEALTNIVRHSGATRVHISVAPGGVSVEDDGTGNASEASFGISSLRRRASQVGARLITEPHGGIAGGFRISLDFEGERR from the coding sequence ATGGCGGCTAGCCCCACGCACTCCTCGGCAAGCTACTTTTTGCGCTTTCTCGACTACTTCTGCGTGCTCTTCGCGGTGCTTACCACCACCCCGCAATACCCCCTGGTCGAAGCGTGGGTGCTCGTCGCGTCGATCGCAGCGTTTACAGCGGCGTGGTTCGTGTGGCGGGCCTGGCCCTGCCGCGCCAGCTCGGTGTGCACGGCTGCGCTGAGCCTGGTTGTGCTGGCCGTGAGCAACAGCCCCGTTGTGGTGCTGGCCCTCTGGCTCGGGTTCGTCGCCCTGGCACGCACGCTCGGGGACCGCTCGGCCCGGGCGTTTGCCCCGCTGCCCGTTGCCGTCACCGTCGTTGCCCAGCTTGTTCTCCACAGCCCCCCGTGGCACGTCTTGACCGAATTCGCCGCCATGGTGGTCGTCGCCGCCTCCGGTGTTGCGCTCGGCCGCACCGTCACGGCCTCCTTCGACGCCGAAGCGAGGCTGCGCCGCTCGCTGCGCGATTCCCGCGAGCTCGCGCTGTCTAAAGAACGCGAGCGCATCGCCGCAGGGCTGCACAACGGCCTCGGGCACCTGCTCACGTCGATCGGACTGAGCATCGACTTCGCCTCCCGGGTGGTCGAGGCCGAGCCAGCGCGGGCGAAGGAAGAACTCCGCGTAGCACGAGAGAGAACGACGGAGGCTCTGGATGCGATGCGAAAGACGGTCCGGGCGGTCTCGCCGCCGCTTGTCGACGCCCCCTTTGGCGCCACCGTGGAAGGCCTCGCCGCACGGTTCGACCGGACGGGCCTGACCGTCAAGGTCACCGGCGCGAGGGACGCCGGGTGGGACGCCGGGTGGGACGAGGAGCGCACTACTCTCGCGCTTGTCTTCGTGCAGGAGGCGCTGACCAACATCGTGCGCCACTCGGGCGCCACCCGCGTCCATATCTCGGTCGCTCCCGGGGGCGTGTCTGTCGAGGACGACGGGACGGGAAACGCCAGCGAGGCGAGTTTCGGCATATCCTCTTTGCGCAGGCGTGCCTCGCAGGTCGGGGCGCGGCTCATCACCGAGCCGCACGGCGGGATCGCCGGGGGCTTCCGCATCAGCCTGGACTTCGAGGGAGAACGCCGATGA
- the rpmG gene encoding 50S ribosomal protein L33: protein MARNDIRPIIKLKSTAGTGFTYVTRKNKRNNPDRITLKKYDPVVRKHVEFREER, encoded by the coding sequence ATGGCACGCAACGATATCCGCCCGATCATCAAGCTCAAGAGCACCGCGGGCACCGGGTTTACCTACGTGACCCGTAAGAACAAGCGCAACAACCCGGATCGCATCACCCTGAAGAAGTACGACCCGGTCGTGCGCAAGCACGTCGAATTCCGCGAGGAGCGATAA
- a CDS encoding DUF418 domain-containing protein: protein MLNQDEVRPSARIVALDVIRGIAILGTLASNIWIFAATSGSAESVFMEALFGAPGQSLAGEVAAGGGVGAIIHAVLHLITDGKFLGLLTIMFGIGLEIQRQSFQRRGKKWPGRYYRRAALLAAEGLINYTFVFEFDVLMGYGLTALAVAPILARSERVQKLLMWSALVAHVSIIVLIDVAFAFAERSAPSDRGQPEVDIDAKFYDSTASYWEMVRQRVTSFAEGRTEIPILFVMGLAMFLIGARLYRAGLFDPAQEKLRKAVMAFGLGVGIPLDWGLRLWATGSAAMTTRYVTSAVVAFGLLALIAEFYARRGGTLGGIGLALANVGKTALSCYILQNLLASIVFYDFGLGLGRMIAGQYETFWVIAIYFAISGVLLAFSALWLRRFERGPVELVMHKLY, encoded by the coding sequence ATGCTCAATCAGGATGAGGTGCGACCCTCCGCGCGTATCGTCGCCCTCGACGTCATTCGTGGCATCGCCATTCTTGGCACGCTAGCCAGCAACATCTGGATCTTCGCGGCGACCTCCGGCTCGGCAGAATCCGTCTTCATGGAGGCCTTGTTCGGTGCTCCAGGCCAGTCGCTGGCGGGCGAGGTGGCCGCCGGCGGCGGAGTCGGGGCGATTATCCACGCCGTGTTGCACCTCATTACCGACGGAAAGTTCCTCGGCCTGCTCACCATCATGTTCGGCATCGGCCTGGAGATCCAGCGGCAATCCTTCCAGCGGCGCGGGAAGAAGTGGCCGGGCCGCTACTACCGGAGAGCGGCGCTGCTTGCAGCCGAAGGCCTGATCAACTACACCTTCGTTTTCGAGTTCGACGTGCTCATGGGATACGGCCTCACAGCGCTCGCCGTCGCGCCCATCCTCGCGCGCAGCGAGCGCGTTCAAAAGCTTCTCATGTGGAGTGCGCTAGTCGCGCACGTGAGCATCATCGTGCTTATCGACGTCGCATTCGCCTTCGCCGAGAGATCCGCCCCTTCCGACCGCGGGCAGCCGGAGGTGGATATCGATGCGAAGTTCTACGACTCGACGGCGAGCTACTGGGAGATGGTTCGGCAGCGCGTCACCAGCTTCGCCGAGGGACGCACAGAAATCCCCATTCTCTTCGTGATGGGGCTGGCGATGTTTCTCATCGGCGCCCGCCTCTACCGCGCCGGGCTGTTCGACCCGGCGCAGGAGAAGCTGCGCAAAGCCGTGATGGCCTTCGGGCTCGGGGTGGGGATCCCGTTGGACTGGGGGCTGCGTCTGTGGGCCACCGGCTCGGCGGCGATGACGACGCGCTACGTCACCTCCGCCGTCGTCGCCTTCGGCCTCCTTGCGCTGATCGCCGAGTTCTACGCTCGGCGTGGTGGCACGCTCGGCGGCATCGGGCTGGCACTCGCGAACGTGGGCAAGACGGCGCTGAGCTGCTACATCCTGCAAAACCTCCTGGCGTCGATCGTCTTCTACGATTTCGGCCTCGGCCTCGGCCGCATGATCGCGGGACAGTACGAGACTTTTTGGGTGATCGCCATCTACTTTGCCATCAGTGGCGTGTTGCTCGCCTTCTCCGCGCTGTGGCTGCGCCGCTTTGAGCGCGGGCCGGTTGAACTAGTGATGCACAAGCTCTACTAG
- the rpmB gene encoding 50S ribosomal protein L28 — MSAHCQVTGRQPSFGKTVSHSHRRHSRRWNPNVQKKRFYLPSEGRTITLNVSAKGLKIIDRDGIESVVAAIRARGEKI, encoded by the coding sequence ATGTCGGCACATTGCCAGGTCACGGGACGTCAGCCGTCTTTCGGCAAGACCGTCTCGCACTCGCACCGCCGCCACTCGCGCCGTTGGAACCCCAACGTGCAAAAGAAGCGGTTCTACCTGCCCTCCGAGGGCCGTACCATCACCCTGAACGTCTCCGCGAAGGGCCTGAAGATCATCGACCGCGACGGCATCGAGTCCGTCGTCGCCGCTATCCGCGCGCGAGGTGAGAAGATCTAA
- the rpsN gene encoding 30S ribosomal protein S14, translating to MAKKSKIAKNEKRKEIVARYAERRAELKAIIRNPETSDEDRLDAQFELNRQPRDASPARVRNRDSHDGRPRGYLRKFGLSRVRMREMAHRGELPGVRKSSW from the coding sequence ATGGCTAAGAAGTCTAAGATCGCCAAGAACGAAAAGCGCAAGGAGATCGTCGCCCGTTACGCGGAGCGCCGCGCTGAACTCAAGGCCATCATCCGTAACCCGGAGACGTCCGACGAGGACCGTCTCGACGCTCAGTTTGAGCTCAACCGTCAGCCGCGCGACGCCTCCCCGGCCCGCGTGCGCAACCGCGACTCGCACGATGGCCGCCCCCGCGGCTACCTCCGCAAGTTCGGTTTGTCCCGTGTCCGCATGCGCGAGATGGCTCACCGCGGTGAGCTTCCGGGCGTCCGTAAGTCTTCGTGGTAA
- a CDS encoding type B 50S ribosomal protein L31: MKNDIHPDYHPVIIQDGNTGNKFLTRSTMTSDRTEQWEDGNEYPLIVVDVTSESHPFWTGAQRLMDTAGRVEKFNQRFGGMARRKKKTAK, translated from the coding sequence ATGAAAAACGATATTCACCCGGATTACCACCCGGTGATCATCCAAGACGGTAACACGGGAAACAAGTTCCTGACCCGTTCCACCATGACCTCTGATCGTACCGAGCAGTGGGAAGACGGCAACGAGTACCCGCTCATCGTCGTCGACGTGACCTCCGAGTCCCACCCGTTCTGGACCGGCGCCCAGCGCCTCATGGACACGGCCGGACGCGTGGAGAAGTTCAACCAGCGCTTCGGCGGCATGGCTCGCCGTAAGAAGAAGACCGCTAAGTAA
- a CDS encoding response regulator, whose product MNTRDVAVILVDDHEMLLRGLTLVFDTIEGVSIAATTTDGARALELARQHGADVVVTDAQMPGVDGLGVVSRCAPEFPVLVLTTYDDSRLVSSLVEAGAAGYVLKDIAPEELARAVTAAADGGVVLDPRIARYAYASPADELAILTRAERAVARCVARGMNNREIAGELSLAEGTMKNHVSHLLRKLGARDRTALALRVADSLRYRD is encoded by the coding sequence ATGAACACTCGGGATGTAGCCGTCATACTTGTCGACGACCACGAGATGCTCCTGCGCGGGCTCACCCTCGTGTTCGACACGATCGAGGGCGTTAGCATCGCCGCCACCACCACCGACGGGGCCCGCGCGCTGGAGCTCGCCCGCCAGCACGGCGCCGACGTCGTCGTCACCGATGCTCAGATGCCCGGCGTCGACGGGCTGGGGGTGGTCTCTCGGTGCGCGCCTGAGTTTCCGGTCCTCGTGCTCACCACCTACGACGACTCCCGGCTCGTCTCTTCCCTCGTGGAGGCCGGGGCGGCGGGCTATGTGTTGAAGGACATCGCCCCTGAGGAGTTGGCGCGCGCGGTCACGGCCGCGGCCGACGGCGGCGTCGTACTCGACCCGCGGATTGCTCGCTACGCGTACGCTTCGCCTGCCGACGAGCTGGCAATCCTCACCCGCGCGGAGCGGGCAGTGGCGCGGTGCGTCGCGCGCGGGATGAACAACCGAGAGATTGCCGGTGAGCTCTCGCTCGCGGAGGGTACGATGAAAAACCACGTCTCACATCTCCTGCGTAAGTTGGGTGCGCGCGACCGCACGGCCCTGGCCCTGCGTGTGGCCGATTCGCTGCGCTACCGCGATTAG